One Bartonella tribocorum CIP 105476 genomic window carries:
- the bafA gene encoding BafA family autotransporter has translation MQRKLKLSFCALMTSSFFVKIANADGVATLKEKLLTPVVINEQLEETKKLLSKVRGLKEKKEGAKMIVHEKTLERRKSSEEEKKGLENLLFEVLTNSIINDGATIYITNRVSEGSEINSFSYEDAAYSINNTVQEGGKLYIDAASVSRDTIIEHGGIEFVQSLSTSEYAVVKKGGQQIVESGANAEGTKIHGGEQIIFGKGILGEGSSRKDKESSAYGTEIYAADGMPGIQSIYSGGMAVDTRVMKGGVQNLDGKENFNNISSEDADTADIEEEDFTINEGAFALNTELFKNGMQNIFAGGNASEVTLYHRATQKIYDSGYTDDLTINHQARSWAFAGAILDKDTNVHDFGSLYLYAGNDEAVTEVENLNLNGEDTKLYIIASEDNSKKPHVNIQNLKGNGRVIFTSLGIGKHYSELNIDNLSGSLHFDFNIDFVKHLKDYLVIKESGSGSHTISVADSGGEMTNSSHKKFKLISDHSGNAHFTLTNTFGEKIETIDAGTYRYRLKHRKDKGTGKIWYLDANYAVDEANTSLFSDFSLQPSVMAPLSNDLTEFVIEKGMIVTIADPSFDGNSEKVDSNGETSISNTVKDGGKLSVYNGGFSLYTTIERGGTELIGRQGLSQDSTVKRRGKQKVEDGGKIEGAKIYGGEQFVSGKSDIKGAMVKSSAYDSVISGDNGALGYQNVYDDGEVFNTKIMEGGVQSLYVEQDLDDYSSFAFDTKVFSGGQQHVLAGGIAIGVLLQGNAFQKIDLGGYVKDLTIKDQAQSWLHSGATLEGSTMIHDSGRIYLYAGADQSRTEVETIVLNGKDTKLYAIASKMDGESSLIENLSGDGSVIFTSTVFNPHYSKLEVGNLSGSLHFRLNTNFEEQRGDYLLIEKGEGHHTISVIDSGIEIANSSLETQNLVLELDLINEKSGNAHFALSDFSGEEISAIDGGVYMYDLKKKDHNGGKIWYLAPLGTPSTPVIPAPHAEYPVNKLPEKEENITPSKDFSISDVINFSIREGGGILQNFWLGDDRVVYISYDGEQGALRQSINTTVAGSGTLYVEAGGFVKNTTIENGGAEIVGEQGISESTIIYEGGKQKVEGGGSALRAEIYGGEQLVFGDGYVDGGIVGSSVYDTTIHGQGDIPGQQNVYDDGMAVGTKVMSGGIQTLAKWFPGDDNFAEKNGGLAINTEVFSEGMQHVLAGGEANTVILHTGGVQEVYAGGIVKNLKIEDNANSWVSAGAVLGGEIKVQDFGGLHLDAGNDTQQTIVENIALNGEEAQLYAIASEFDDKSTHIQQLSGVGKVIFTSSEDSLYYSKLYVDELSGNLHFDFNVSLAEGKGDYLFVKNGSGFHTISVLDSGIEIVEPSSAELDLILDQSGGASFTLQSFSGAKIPIVDGGTYMYGLKQRIAEGGGQKVWYLSAISIDNSSFLNSLPRSRSRSARHLSQNQPISSLSTLTATKERAIKLSGQRENRQNLSQKSPASVSLAISTQEKQVTEVSDSSALPPLSEEKQQGAVSTSSHSLADQMILCPSAQEQPSPQLSEKLSVSDFLTTPSTDAVLSMFVAPAMVFHNEMQSVRAGRGILDKSKKNTVLWTYAIKSKESITTEHIDFKLDQTGIVLGINGLSEWENGDFYIGGFGSYDHARVAHARGGTSGINSYGIGAYVTYLDHSGWYLDSILKYNHYQNTLKAVSTNGLGIEGTYTQWAVGSSFEVGYRLQTSQSSWLQPYGQFTWLKVEGKEIKLSNDMTGDMRPFTSLRSEVGLSLGYEFGSRMNSSSLAYITAAWMREHKDDNQTLINQRHPFTTDVSGNAGKLGIGLSSLVSEKLKFYGEAHYIKGRKTKQSLQGIIGVRYSF, from the coding sequence ATGCAACGCAAATTGAAATTAAGTTTTTGTGCGTTAATGACTAGTAGTTTTTTTGTCAAGATTGCGAATGCAGATGGAGTAGCAACACTAAAAGAAAAGCTGTTAACACCAGTAGTTATCAATGAACAGCTAGAAGAGACAAAAAAATTGTTATCAAAAGTGAGGGGATTAAAAGAGAAAAAAGAGGGGGCAAAAATGATAGTGCATGAAAAGACACTAGAAAGAAGGAAGTCTTCAGAAGAGGAAAAGAAGGGATTAGAAAATCTACTCTTTGAAGTTCTTACAAATTCAATAATAAACGATGGTGCTACTATTTATATTACGAACCGTGTCTCTGAAGGTTCTGAAATAAATAGCTTTAGCTATGAAGATGCTGCCTATTCCATCAATAATACGGTTCAGGAGGGTGGAAAACTTTACATTGATGCAGCAAGTGTGAGTAGGGATACGATCATTGAGCATGGTGGGATTGAGTTTGTCCAAAGCTTGAGCACTTCAGAATATGCCGTTGTTAAAAAAGGGGGACAACAAATTGTTGAAAGTGGTGCAAATGCTGAAGGAACTAAAATTCATGGTGGTGAGCAGATTATTTTTGGTAAGGGGATCCTTGGAGAAGGTTCGTCGCGTAAAGATAAGGAAAGCAGTGCTTATGGCACTGAAATTTATGCTGCTGATGGAATGCCAGGAATACAAAGTATCTATAGTGGAGGGATGGCTGTTGACACAAGGGTTATGAAAGGAGGTGTTCAGAATCTTGATGGTAAAGAGAATTTTAATAACATCTCCTCAGAAGATGCTGATACAGCCGATATAGAAGAGGAAGATTTTACGATCAATGAGGGGGCTTTTGCACTCAATACCGAACTTTTTAAAAATGGGATGCAGAATATCTTTGCAGGAGGGAATGCGAGTGAAGTTACTTTATACCATAGAGCTACGCAGAAGATATATGATTCTGGATATACGGATGATCTAACAATTAATCATCAAGCAAGGTCGTGGGCTTTTGCGGGGGCAATATTAGATAAGGATACAAATGTTCATGATTTTGGCAGCCTCTATCTTTATGCTGGAAATGATGAAGCGGTTACGGAAGTAGAAAATCTTAATTTAAATGGAGAAGATACCAAACTATACATTATTGCTTCTGAAGATAACAGCAAAAAACCTCACGTTAATATCCAGAATTTAAAAGGAAATGGGAGAGTTATTTTTACGTCTTTAGGGATAGGTAAACATTACTCAGAGCTTAATATTGATAATCTTTCAGGTTCTCTCCATTTCGATTTTAATATCGATTTTGTCAAGCACCTTAAGGATTATCTTGTCATTAAAGAAAGTGGCTCTGGTTCTCACACAATAAGTGTGGCTGATTCTGGGGGTGAAATGACAAATTCTTCTCACAAAAAGTTTAAATTAATTTCTGATCACAGTGGGAATGCTCATTTTACTCTGACAAACACTTTTGGTGAAAAAATCGAAACGATTGATGCCGGAACCTATAGGTATCGTTTGAAACATAGAAAAGATAAGGGCACTGGTAAAATTTGGTATTTAGATGCGAATTATGCTGTTGATGAAGCGAATACCTCTTTATTTTCTGATTTTAGCTTGCAACCATCTGTTATGGCTCCATTATCGAATGATCTTACAGAATTTGTAATTGAAAAGGGAATGATTGTTACGATTGCGGATCCTAGCTTTGATGGGAACAGTGAGAAAGTTGATAGCAATGGAGAAACTTCAATTAGTAATACAGTTAAAGATGGTGGAAAGCTTTCCGTTTATAACGGTGGTTTTAGCTTGTATACGACAATTGAAAGAGGAGGGACTGAGCTTATTGGAAGGCAGGGGCTTTCACAAGATAGTACAGTTAAGAGAAGGGGAAAACAAAAGGTTGAAGATGGGGGGAAAATTGAAGGGGCTAAAATTTACGGTGGTGAGCAGTTTGTTTCAGGAAAGTCTGATATTAAAGGTGCGATGGTAAAGAGCAGCGCTTATGACAGCGTTATTTCTGGTGACAATGGAGCACTAGGATATCAGAATGTGTACGATGATGGAGAGGTTTTTAATACAAAGATCATGGAAGGAGGGGTACAAAGTCTTTATGTAGAACAGGACCTAGACGATTATAGCAGTTTTGCATTTGATACGAAGGTCTTTTCTGGTGGACAACAACACGTTTTAGCAGGGGGAATCGCGATTGGCGTTCTTTTACAAGGGAACGCTTTCCAGAAAATAGATTTAGGGGGCTATGTAAAAGATTTAACAATCAAGGATCAAGCACAATCATGGTTACATTCTGGTGCAACATTAGAAGGAAGCACCATGATTCATGATTCTGGACGCATTTACCTTTATGCTGGTGCAGATCAATCTCGCACTGAAGTAGAAACAATTGTTTTAAATGGCAAAGATACAAAATTGTACGCTATTGCTTCTAAGATGGATGGCGAAAGTTCTTTGATTGAGAATCTGAGTGGTGATGGCAGCGTTATTTTTACTTCTACCGTATTTAATCCACATTACTCTAAACTTGAGGTCGGGAATCTTTCAGGGAGTTTACATTTTAGACTGAACACCAATTTTGAAGAGCAACGCGGTGATTACCTCCTTATCGAAAAGGGGGAAGGACATCACACCATAAGCGTAATTGATTCTGGTATTGAAATTGCCAATTCTTCTTTAGAAACGCAAAATTTAGTTCTTGAGCTTGATTTGATTAATGAAAAAAGCGGAAATGCTCATTTTGCTCTGTCGGATTTTTCTGGTGAAGAGATTAGTGCGATTGATGGTGGAGTCTACATGTATGATCTCAAGAAAAAAGATCATAACGGGGGAAAGATTTGGTATTTGGCACCGTTGGGAACACCTTCTACTCCTGTAATCCCCGCACCTCATGCAGAGTATCCTGTAAATAAGCTTCCTGAAAAAGAAGAAAATATAACCCCCTCAAAAGATTTTAGTATCTCTGATGTTATTAATTTCAGTATTCGTGAGGGAGGAGGCATTTTACAAAACTTTTGGCTTGGTGATGACAGGGTAGTTTATATCTCTTATGATGGAGAGCAAGGTGCACTTAGACAGTCTATTAACACTACAGTTGCGGGATCTGGAACACTTTATGTTGAGGCTGGTGGTTTTGTTAAGAATACGACAATTGAAAATGGTGGTGCTGAGATTGTAGGGGAACAGGGGATTTCAGAGTCTACGATTATTTACGAGGGTGGAAAACAAAAAGTGGAGGGGGGAGGTTCTGCATTGAGAGCTGAAATTTATGGTGGGGAGCAGCTTGTTTTCGGAGATGGGTACGTGGACGGTGGGATTGTTGGGAGCAGTGTTTATGATACGACAATTCATGGTCAAGGGGACATACCGGGACAGCAGAATGTGTATGATGATGGAATGGCAGTGGGAACAAAAGTGATGAGTGGAGGAATACAAACTCTTGCTAAATGGTTTCCTGGTGATGATAACTTTGCAGAAAAAAACGGTGGTTTAGCCATCAATACGGAAGTCTTTTCAGAGGGTATGCAGCATGTTTTAGCAGGAGGTGAAGCGAATACAGTAATTTTACATACTGGTGGTGTTCAAGAAGTCTATGCGGGTGGAATTGTGAAGAATCTAAAGATTGAAGATAATGCCAATTCATGGGTTTCTGCTGGTGCGGTATTAGGGGGAGAAATAAAGGTTCAGGATTTTGGTGGTCTCCATCTTGATGCAGGAAATGATACTCAACAAACTATAGTAGAAAACATTGCTTTAAATGGAGAAGAAGCTCAATTATACGCCATTGCTAGTGAATTTGATGACAAAAGTACACACATTCAGCAATTAAGCGGTGTAGGAAAAGTTATTTTTACCTCTTCTGAAGATAGTTTGTATTACTCTAAGCTTTATGTTGATGAGCTTTCGGGTAATCTCCATTTTGATTTTAATGTCAGTCTTGCAGAAGGAAAAGGTGATTATCTCTTTGTCAAGAATGGGAGTGGTTTTCACACAATAAGTGTTCTAGATTCTGGTATTGAAATTGTTGAGCCTTCGTCAGCAGAACTTGATTTAATTTTGGATCAAAGTGGAGGCGCATCTTTTACTCTACAAAGTTTTTCTGGTGCAAAAATTCCAATTGTTGATGGGGGAACCTACATGTATGGTTTAAAACAAAGAATTGCTGAGGGTGGAGGGCAAAAAGTTTGGTATTTATCTGCAATCTCTATTGATAATTCTTCATTTCTTAATAGTTTGCCACGAAGTAGAAGCAGATCTGCGCGGCATTTAAGTCAAAATCAACCGATTTCTTCTCTTTCAACTCTTACGGCTACAAAAGAGCGTGCGATTAAGTTGTCAGGTCAAAGAGAAAATCGCCAAAACTTGAGTCAAAAGTCTCCAGCTTCTGTTTCTCTAGCTATTTCAACTCAAGAAAAACAAGTTACAGAAGTATCAGATTCATCAGCTCTTCCTCCTCTTTCTGAAGAAAAACAGCAGGGTGCTGTTTCAACATCTTCTCATTCTTTAGCCGATCAAATGATTTTGTGTCCAAGTGCTCAGGAACAACCTTCTCCACAATTAAGTGAGAAGCTTTCAGTTTCTGACTTTTTAACCACACCTTCTACAGATGCAGTCTTGTCTATGTTTGTAGCGCCAGCGATGGTATTTCACAATGAAATGCAAAGCGTGCGTGCGGGAAGAGGAATTCTCGATAAAAGTAAAAAGAATACGGTTTTATGGACCTATGCGATTAAGTCGAAAGAAAGCATTACGACAGAGCATATAGACTTTAAGCTGGATCAGACCGGTATCGTTTTGGGGATTAATGGCTTAAGCGAATGGGAAAATGGAGATTTTTATATCGGTGGTTTTGGCAGTTATGATCATGCCCGTGTTGCGCATGCACGGGGGGGGACCAGCGGTATCAATAGTTATGGCATTGGTGCTTATGTCACGTATTTAGATCATAGTGGATGGTATCTCGATAGTATTTTAAAATATAACCATTATCAAAATACCCTGAAGGCCGTTTCAACGAATGGTTTAGGGATTGAAGGAACTTATACGCAATGGGCGGTGGGCAGCTCCTTTGAAGTGGGGTATCGACTTCAGACCTCACAGAGCAGTTGGCTCCAGCCTTATGGACAATTTACATGGTTGAAAGTTGAAGGTAAAGAAATCAAGTTATCGAATGATATGACAGGTGATATGCGTCCGTTTACTTCATTACGCAGTGAGGTTGGTTTATCTTTAGGGTATGAATTTGGCTCTCGTATGAATTCTTCATCCCTTGCGTATATTACCGCAGCATGGATGCGTGAGCATAAAGATGATAATCAAACGTTGATTAATCAGCGCCATCCATTTACCACGGACGTATCAGGGAATGCGGGTAAATTAGGAATAGGTTTAAGCAGTTTGGTGAGTGAGAAGTTGAAGTTCTATGGAGAGGCCCATTATATTAAAGGGCGTAAAACAAAACAGTCTCTTCAGGGCATTATAGGGGTACGCTATAGTTTCTAA
- the bafA gene encoding BafA family autotransporter encodes MATQYKWKRNFWVLMLSSFFVQAAAASEGGASLFCQSSSYENNQVFQDQYNEDMKTGRCILGASNDGIVRTRNELGFLKKPSNFTLVKGTRVFASQQEFDSSHHNNVGYNVHEQNTTFFKKPELIFIKDGARLENYVLDNEGKAYISNDGEIDSPGRSIDNTVKNGAELYVYAGGLSENSKIEHGGIENVQALKGKQGFSKNAVVKEGGQQSVGNGGKVEGTKIYGGEQLVFGEGDVGGEIKGSSASHTVIYGQDEILGQQKVYDGGKVWNTKVMRGGVQEIGKKSQSAKNDGFAFDTEVFAGGKQRILGGGQAIGVTLNENAIQEIDTDGFVKNLTMNDETKSWVHAGATLEGKTQVNHSGQLHLYAGNEQHRTTVEDILLNGKETKLYSLTDESDGKSSLIQKLSGEGSVIFAFTGSDPYYSQLHVNNLSGSLHFAFNTTIAQNRGDYLFVEKGIGNHTISVADSGVEITDPFSNKRDLITDQSGGAHFTLTDLKGVNINAIDGGTYMYGLKERKDENGKVWFLSADRLSGPENSIPDPTNPFVPGGTATTPSTDAVLTSSVVPGLIFNNELQTVRNGRKIWNRNRKGIELWTYGIKSRERIATGHTHFKLGQTGLVFGADQLNELRHGELYVGGFASYDQARISHARGGDSDLSSYSIGTYATYFDHRGWYMDGVLKYNYYRDNLKAISTNGLAIQSRYNQWAIGGSFEIGCYFEPAQNTWMQPYIKLTGLQVEGKKIKLSNGMIGDLRPLISFRSEVGLTAGHEFFVNSETSLTAYIMAAWLRENINNNSAIINNQHKFITNLSGSAGKLGIGLNSSVNDKLTLYAEAHYLKGHKIKNALQGILGLRYNF; translated from the coding sequence ATGGCTACACAATATAAATGGAAACGAAATTTTTGGGTACTCATGTTGAGCAGCTTTTTTGTACAGGCTGCTGCTGCAAGTGAGGGGGGGGCATCGCTTTTTTGTCAATCTTCGAGTTATGAAAATAACCAAGTATTTCAGGATCAATACAATGAAGATATGAAAACGGGAAGATGCATCCTTGGAGCATCGAATGATGGCATTGTAAGAACACGCAATGAATTAGGCTTTTTAAAGAAGCCTAGCAATTTTACTCTTGTTAAAGGCACTAGAGTATTCGCAAGTCAACAGGAGTTTGACAGCAGTCATCATAACAATGTTGGGTATAATGTACATGAACAAAATACTACGTTTTTTAAAAAACCAGAGCTTATCTTCATTAAAGATGGAGCACGGCTCGAAAACTATGTCCTTGATAATGAAGGTAAAGCATACATTTCCAATGATGGTGAGATTGATAGTCCAGGGCGGTCTATCGATAACACGGTAAAAAATGGTGCGGAGCTTTATGTGTATGCAGGAGGTCTCAGTGAGAATAGTAAAATTGAACATGGTGGAATTGAAAATGTTCAGGCTTTAAAGGGAAAACAAGGCTTTTCAAAAAATGCTGTCGTTAAAGAAGGCGGACAACAAAGTGTTGGAAATGGAGGAAAAGTAGAGGGGACTAAAATTTATGGTGGTGAGCAGCTTGTTTTCGGAGAGGGGGATGTTGGAGGAGAGATTAAAGGGAGTAGCGCTTCTCATACAGTCATTTATGGTCAAGATGAAATATTAGGCCAACAAAAAGTATATGATGGGGGGAAAGTTTGGAATACAAAGGTTATGCGAGGGGGCGTACAAGAGATTGGAAAAAAATCTCAAAGTGCAAAAAATGATGGTTTTGCGTTTGACACAGAGGTTTTTGCTGGTGGTAAGCAACGTATCTTAGGAGGCGGTCAGGCTATTGGAGTCACTTTAAATGAGAACGCTATTCAGGAAATAGATACGGATGGATTTGTAAAAAATCTAACAATGAATGATGAAACAAAATCATGGGTGCATGCTGGAGCGACATTAGAAGGCAAGACACAGGTAAATCACTCTGGGCAGCTTCATCTTTATGCTGGGAATGAACAACATCGCACCACAGTAGAGGATATTCTTTTAAATGGAAAAGAGACAAAACTGTATTCACTCACGGATGAGTCTGATGGAAAAAGCTCTTTGATACAAAAATTAAGTGGTGAGGGGAGTGTTATTTTTGCGTTTACGGGTTCTGATCCCTACTATTCTCAGCTTCATGTGAATAATCTTTCGGGAAGTTTACATTTCGCGTTCAATACCACGATTGCCCAAAACCGTGGTGACTATCTCTTCGTTGAGAAAGGTATAGGGAATCATACGATCAGTGTTGCTGATTCTGGCGTTGAAATCACCGATCCTTTTTCAAATAAGCGTGATTTAATTACGGATCAAAGTGGTGGAGCGCATTTTACGCTGACAGATCTTAAGGGTGTAAACATTAACGCCATTGATGGTGGAACTTATATGTATGGACTGAAAGAAAGAAAGGATGAAAATGGAAAAGTTTGGTTTTTATCTGCAGACCGCCTCAGTGGACCGGAAAACTCTATTCCAGATCCCACAAATCCGTTCGTTCCTGGGGGAACAGCAACAACACCTTCTACGGATGCCGTGTTAACGTCGTCTGTAGTCCCTGGACTTATTTTTAACAACGAGTTGCAAACTGTACGGAATGGTAGAAAAATTTGGAACAGAAATAGAAAAGGTATCGAGCTATGGACTTATGGGATTAAGAGCCGAGAACGCATTGCGACAGGACATACACACTTTAAGCTTGGGCAGACAGGTTTAGTCTTTGGGGCTGATCAGTTGAATGAGTTAAGGCATGGAGAGTTATATGTTGGTGGTTTTGCTAGTTATGATCAAGCACGTATTTCTCATGCACGAGGGGGTGACAGTGATCTGAGCTCTTATAGTATTGGAACTTACGCAACCTATTTTGATCATCGTGGATGGTATATGGATGGTGTTTTGAAATATAATTATTATCGAGATAATTTGAAAGCCATCTCAACGAATGGTTTAGCGATTCAAAGTCGTTATAATCAGTGGGCGATAGGTGGATCATTTGAGATTGGTTGTTATTTTGAACCAGCGCAAAATACTTGGATGCAGCCTTATATCAAGCTAACAGGTCTACAGGTTGAAGGTAAAAAAATAAAACTTTCCAATGGAATGATCGGTGATCTAAGACCATTAATTTCATTTCGTAGTGAAGTTGGCTTGACGGCAGGACATGAATTCTTTGTGAATTCAGAAACTTCATTAACAGCTTACATTATGGCTGCTTGGTTGCGTGAGAATATCAATAATAATTCTGCGATAATTAATAATCAGCATAAATTTATCACAAACTTATCGGGTAGTGCGGGTAAATTGGGAATAGGTTTAAACAGTTCGGTCAATGATAAACTAACACTTTATGCGGAAGCTCATTACCTCAAAGGACATAAGATTAAAAATGCTCTTCAAGGTATTTTAGGATTACGCTATAATTTCTAA
- a CDS encoding DUF4102 domain-containing protein, producing the protein MPFINRFKCQGVLQHFRAGKVCDGAGLLRLKRKDSYTQWIYHYYSLSTLGNGLGRIERYFLKTSV; encoded by the coding sequence ATGCCTTTTATAAACCGCTTCAAGTGCCAAGGGGTATTGCAACATTTTAGGGCTGGAAAAGTGTGTGATGGTGCCGGCTTACTTCGTCTTAAGCGTAAAGATAGTTATACTCAATGGATTTACCATTACTATTCACTGTCGACATTGGGAAATGGGCTTGGGCGTATTGAGAGATATTTCCTTAAAACAAGCGTGTGA
- the bafA gene encoding BafA family autotransporter translates to MRYKYKLSFSVLMISSCLVQVANAVESRNRELTKVGDMRNGGTVPKGSALISRTFSNNVTIEDGGVEIVENGKTSLKSTIKKGGMQIVTRGGTALEAKILGGQQFVHEEKNIDLRSVVRGSSAYNTTVSGGGGAVGQQNVYDGAWTWYTKVGNNGEQNLYAGERKEGGRSMATEVSGNGRQHVLAYGTSYTTTLKDQATQVVYPQGFVDTLTITDFAQSWLHVNVKDVVGKVRINGHGELYLFAGDRTNHTTKKKIPIEGRAEETIFEVGERNIGEKPQVKIEDLGGQDGTVIFTSIPYDPRHISLHVEKLSGDLHFRFNISAAGDVSDYLSIDDGRGNHKIRVADSGREITGPLSQRNSFVTEFPLITDRSHNGGANFTLADLSGKDITAVDSGVYQYQLLKRERCASSSGNATIWYLSRAGGTERSSPEVECVNRKTKIPVALSDQGASSGGKKTGRRPPTKKEQPKQRPPRHLRETQNVSSVSVSSSQEKRTHVVFPPTGSRPLSDEKQAVVVSASSQSSADQMTLRPVHKDQTSPQLSEKLSVSDFLTTPSTDAVLSMSVAPAMVFHNEMQSVRAGRGILDKSKKNTVLWTYAIKSKESIATEHIDFKLDQTGIVLGINGLSEWENGDFYIGGFGSYDHARVAHARGGTSGINSYGIGAYVTYLDHSGWYLDSILKYNHYQNTLKAVSTNGLGIEGTYTQWAVGSSFEVGYRLQTSQSSWLQPYGQFTWLKVEGKEIKLSNDMTGDMRPFTSLRSEVGLSLGYEFGSRMNSSSLAYITAAWMREHKDDNQTLINQRHPFTTDVSGNAGKLGIGLSSLVSEKLKFYGEAHYIKGRKTKQSLQGIIGVRYSF, encoded by the coding sequence ATGAGGTATAAATACAAGTTAAGTTTTTCAGTATTGATGATCAGTAGTTGTCTTGTGCAAGTTGCAAATGCAGTTGAGAGTAGGAATAGAGAGTTAACAAAAGTAGGAGATATGAGAAATGGAGGGACGGTACCAAAAGGTTCAGCACTGATTAGCCGTACTTTCAGCAATAATGTTACAATCGAAGATGGTGGTGTTGAGATTGTTGAGAATGGAAAAACTTCCTTGAAATCCACTATTAAAAAAGGAGGGATGCAAATAGTTACACGTGGAGGAACTGCACTAGAAGCTAAAATTTTAGGAGGTCAGCAGTTTGTTCATGAAGAAAAAAACATTGATCTTAGAAGTGTGGTTAGAGGAAGTAGTGCGTATAATACCACAGTTTCTGGGGGTGGTGGAGCAGTAGGACAGCAGAATGTATATGATGGGGCATGGACTTGGTATACGAAAGTAGGAAATAACGGAGAACAAAATCTTTATGCGGGAGAAAGAAAAGAGGGGGGTAGGTCAATGGCTACAGAGGTCTCTGGGAATGGTAGACAGCATGTCTTAGCGTATGGAACCTCTTATACTACTACTTTGAAGGATCAAGCTACTCAAGTAGTATATCCTCAAGGGTTTGTGGATACTTTAACGATTACGGATTTTGCCCAATCGTGGTTACATGTTAATGTGAAAGATGTTGTGGGAAAAGTAAGGATCAATGGTCACGGAGAACTTTATTTGTTTGCTGGTGATAGGACAAATCATACGACTAAGAAAAAGATTCCTATAGAAGGGAGAGCTGAGGAAACAATATTTGAGGTTGGTGAACGGAATATAGGAGAAAAACCTCAGGTTAAAATTGAAGATTTAGGGGGGCAGGATGGGACTGTTATTTTTACTTCTATTCCGTATGATCCACGACATATTTCACTTCATGTTGAGAAGCTTTCAGGGGATTTACATTTTCGCTTCAATATTAGTGCTGCAGGGGATGTGAGTGATTATTTGTCGATTGATGATGGCAGAGGTAATCACAAAATAAGAGTTGCAGATTCTGGTCGTGAAATTACAGGTCCTCTCTCACAAAGGAATAGTTTTGTTACTGAGTTTCCGTTAATTACCGATAGAAGTCACAATGGCGGAGCTAATTTTACTTTGGCAGATCTTTCGGGCAAGGACATTACAGCTGTTGATAGTGGAGTCTATCAGTATCAATTGCTGAAGAGAGAAAGATGTGCTAGCTCTAGTGGTAATGCTACAATTTGGTATTTAAGTAGAGCCGGAGGTACGGAACGTTCTAGTCCTGAAGTAGAGTGTGTAAACAGGAAAACAAAGATTCCTGTTGCATTGTCTGATCAAGGTGCTTCATCTGGAGGAAAAAAGACTGGTCGTCGTCCACCTACTAAAAAAGAGCAACCTAAGCAACGGCCTCCGCGTCATTTAAGAGAAACACAGAATGTTTCTAGTGTTTCGGTATCTTCTTCTCAAGAAAAACGGACGCATGTGGTGTTCCCTCCAACAGGTTCTCGCCCTCTTTCTGATGAAAAGCAAGCGGTTGTTGTTTCAGCCTCTTCTCAATCTTCAGCTGATCAAATGACTTTACGTCCAGTTCATAAAGATCAAACTTCTCCACAATTAAGTGAGAAGCTTTCAGTTTCTGACTTTTTAACCACACCTTCTACAGATGCAGTATTGTCTATGTCTGTAGCGCCAGCGATGGTATTTCACAATGAAATGCAAAGCGTGCGTGCGGGAAGAGGAATTCTCGATAAAAGTAAAAAGAATACGGTTTTATGGACCTATGCGATTAAGTCGAAAGAAAGCATTGCGACAGAGCATATAGATTTTAAGCTGGATCAGACCGGTATCGTTTTGGGGATTAATGGCTTAAGCGAATGGGAAAATGGAGATTTTTATATCGGTGGTTTTGGCAGTTATGATCATGCCCGTGTTGCGCATGCACGGGGGGGGACCAGCGGTATCAATAGTTATGGCATTGGTGCTTATGTCACGTATTTAGATCATAGTGGATGGTATCTCGATAGTATTTTAAAATATAACCATTATCAAAATACCCTAAAGGCCGTTTCAACGAATGGTTTAGGGATTGAAGGAACTTATACGCAATGGGCGGTGGGCAGCTCCTTTGAAGTGGGGTATCGACTTCAGACCTCACAGAGCAGTTGGCTCCAGCCTTATGGACAATTTACATGGTTGAAAGTTGAAGGTAAAGAAATCAAGTTATCGAATGATATGACAGGTGATATGCGTCCGTTTACTTCATTACGCAGTGAGGTTGGTTTATCTTTAGGGTATGAATTTGGCTCTCGTATGAATTCTTCATCCCTTGCGTATATTACCGCAGCATGGATGCGTGAGCATAAAGATGATAATCAAACGTTGATTAATCAGCGCCATCCATTTACCACGGACGTATCAGGGAATGCGGGTAAATTAGGAATAGGTTTAAGCAGTTTGGTGAGTGAGAAGTTGAAGTTCTATGGAGAGGCCCATTATATTAAAGGGCGTAAAACAAAACAGTCTCTTCAGGGCATTATAGGGGTACGCTATAGTTTCTAA